In Rhizobium sp. BG4, the genomic stretch TTGTCGTCAACCCTACTCAAGTGCGTGCCTACGCGCAGGCGATCGGCCGCCGGGCCAAGACCGATCCGATCGATGCGGCCGTCATTGCCGCCTTCGTTGCGGCGACCAAGCCCGCTATCCGGCCGCTACGTGATGCTGAGACGCAAGCTCTGTCGGCTCTCGTCAGCCGCAGGCAGCAGATCGTGCAGATGATCGTGGCGGAAGAGAACCGGGCGCGCATGGTGCGCGACAGGCAGGCGCAGAAGAGTATCCAGCGCCTGCTCGCCGCACTCAGGCGCGAGCTTGCCAGCATCGACGCCGATATGGACGGCCATATCCGCAAGTCGCCTGTCTGGCGGGTGCGCGAAGCGCTGCTGACATCGGTGCCGGGCGTCGGGCCGGCAACCGCGCGCACGCTGCTGGCCGAGATGCCAGAGCTCGGCAGTCTCGACCGTCGCCAGATCGCGTCGCTGGCAGGCCTTGCGCCCTGGACGCGGCAATCGGGCAAGTGGAAGGGCAAGAGCTTCATCGGCGGCGGCAGGGGCAAGGTGCGTGCGGTGCTGTTCATGGCGGCTCTGGTCGCCAGCCGCTACAATCCCGCCCTCAGAACCTTCCGCGATCGCCTCGTCGCACAAGGCAAGCCGAAGATCGTCGCTATCGTCGCAACCATGCGAAAGCTCCTCACCATCCTCAACGCCATCATCAGGGAC encodes the following:
- a CDS encoding IS110 family transposase yields the protein MDRIIGIDVSKERLDVAVWPQGEAFAVGNDDDGIRELTSRLKAIGADAIALEATGGFETLATAGLSAAGLTVLVVNPTQVRAYAQAIGRRAKTDPIDAAVIAAFVAATKPAIRPLRDAETQALSALVSRRQQIVQMIVAEENRARMVRDRQAQKSIQRLLAALRRELASIDADMDGHIRKSPVWRVREALLTSVPGVGPATARTLLAEMPELGSLDRRQIASLAGLAPWTRQSGKWKGKSFIGGGRGKVRAVLFMAALVASRYNPALRTFRDRLVAQGKPKIVAIVATMRKLLTILNAIIRDNKPWQDA